The Ranitomeya variabilis isolate aRanVar5 chromosome 7, aRanVar5.hap1, whole genome shotgun sequence DNA window ACTTTTTCAATACTTACATTTTTGAGATTTGTAACTTCCTTTGAAATGACGGTGATGTCCTGTGGGTGTGACGTAAATGGCGTaatttgggaaaacccctttaatttcctCCTTTGTATTGAGGAAGCGGTCACCATTTCACTCTCGTCCGCCAGCAGGCGCGATGTGGTTGGGGGTCTCTCCGCGTCCCGCTGCTCATTCACATGATGTTTGTATCTGGAGCTCAGATCGTGATACCGCTGAGTATCCACCGAGCGGAGGCATCACTGCCCTGTCTGCACCTGATAATGGCAGCATGGAGGGGACCTCATATATGTCTGCACTACGAGCACATATTTATCAATATTCAGAACTTGTCCTGGATTTATTTTCTCTTCCTCCGGTGGTCCTTGTGGAAGGAGAGCACCTCCCTGCAGCCCAGTGGTCAGAGAGCTTATCATAGTTGTTTAATCCTTACTCACTAGGTGGCCTAAGTAGGCAGCATGGGCAGGGGTCCCATCCATGATGTAGTCCGAGGTCCCTTCGCTGGTTTGGTTTGCGTGGGCCGTGTGGGCGGGGGTCCCGTTCTTGCATTGGCTTTGGTCCCGTTCCTGGCATGGTCCAAGGTCCCGTCCCTGGCATGGTCCACGTGGGCAGGGGTCCCTAGCATGGTCCAAGGTCCCGTCCCTGGCATGGTCCACGTGGGCAGGGGTCCCTAGCATGGTCCGAGGTCCCATCCCTGGTTTGGTTCGCGTGGTCCAAGATCCCGTCCCTTGTTTGGTTCATGAGGTCCCGTCCCTGGCATGGGCTTTGGTCCCGTTCCTGGCGTGGTCCGAGGTCTCATGTTTGGCTTGGTCCGTGGTCCTGTACCTGGCGGGGGCCATATGGGCAGAGTCACGGTGCTTCTTAGTGGCCCTAGTGGACATAGAGATCCCCCTGATGGCCCTGCATGTAATAGATCGCTCATCTGGTGCATTTATTTTCTGAGCCCATCacaatgttttggggtttttttagatttCATAAGATTTGAGGCTGAGGGATTGTCAGTAATATCAAGCTGTAGGGAAATGGCTCAGTATATGAGCCCATGGCGGCCGTGTGCCCCGGGGCCCGGTGTGAGCGCTGCCCCTATATCTGCTCTGCCTGCACCGCGGCTCGTCCGTCCTGCCTGGGTGCCACCATCTGGACTCTCGGTGCTCTGATTTCCATGGGATTGTGGCTCCGTGTAATCTGTGACCGCGGTCAGGGTTCGGGCCGCTCTGTGGTGCTGACTCCGGTCATTAACCCCCCGCAGGCGGATTATATAGAACGTCTCCATAATGAGCCTGAGCCTGGTGCTGGGCCACGGGTGGGGCACCGAGCAACATGACTGCACTATTGTGGAGCAGCGTCAGGAGGAGGACGAGCGGCCCAGGAGCCCACTGGGAATATTCAGATATCTTTCTATAAATGAATGCAGCGGGGCCGTCCAGCCGGGGCGCAGTGGGGCTGACCGCATACGATCTATAGACCCCCAGTGGTATACGGGTGTAGGCGCAGGGGTCCGACCACAGGAGGAAGTGGGCGACGATATATGGAGGTAGGATACGACATGCCCACTCCTACAGGAAGATTTACCTGGGGCTCTTCCACCTTTTAGCCCAATGTGAGCGGATGCCCCAACAAGACCCGGATAGTTGTAGATATCGGGCAGGAGGACCAGGGGACGGTGCGGTCTTTGCCACCGAGAGAATTCAAGGGGCAGACATGTCAGGTTGCTCACTTTATAACATTGTACACCCATTTGTATTATTTAACCGGAGGCAAAAGTAAATGTTCTGTGTCTCGCCAATCTGTGACCGAGCCCACCGACCATGGATACTATAATACTGGGGTCTTGTGGTAGAGCGGCTTTTGAGTCTCCTCTGCACCCACTGTACCTGTGTCCGGGCTCTCTAACCTTCGCCCTCACCTTGATTACGGGTAGAAAAAGTGTAAAAACGGAACATTTGTTCTTAGTAATGAATGAAGACGGTACTGATCATGTGTGGTGTAGGCGATTCCTCTCTTCATTCATTAGCTGCTCAGCGTCTGTCATCtggtttctgcctatgcagagtgcagcagcccaTGACAAACTCATAACGAATGCTGCGCTCTGCATTGGCAGATCGCTGCGCCGCTCTTCACATAAGCTGCACCTTCTGGAGCCGCTCCTAGGAGAGTGGGGTGAGGACGACATGTTGTCCCCCCGTAGACTTTGGTGCCCGGGGAGCCGCCCCTGTGTCCTCCCCATGTACGACGCCACTAAACACACCCAACCTTCATCTTCGAGATCGTGGGGTTTCCAGACGGGGTGTGAATTGTCCCATGCAGCGGGATGGGAAGCCGCTGAGTGGGCCGGTGCCGCAAGTAACAAGAGTGAGACGTGTCGCCCCTGTGTGTGGCCAGAATGGGGGTCCTCCTCCGTACTTGTGCAGTGCGACTCAGTCCGCTTCCTGTCCTTGTTGCCCCCCATGGGCATTCGGTGAAGCCGGGGTCCATAACTGAGTGGGGAGGGGAAGCTCCTGGACGCACAACTGCAGCACTGTGGCGCTCATCACAAAAGGGAACGACAGCTTCCCCCGATATTTAGGGGTTCACTCCTGAACGTTGCAAGACTCCTAATTCCAATGACTAAGGGGGTCTCAGCTCAGTGGTCTACATAGATGACTCCTCCACATGATGCCCCACCTTGGGACAAGAGTTCACCATTTACTTCTGGGGTCCCCCGGCCCCCCATTAGATCCTTCCCGTATTTTGGGTGCCGGTGGTCTCACACTGACCTCTTATACCCAGAATAATGTGAAATCGAGGTGAATAATTCATGTTTCCTTTTCTTCCTTTTAGGATTTTTGGGTTTTGACCTGCAGCCATGTCCTATCCCAATGCCCCCCCACCATACGATGATCGAGACCCTTTAAATTACCCTGGTGGGTACAATCAGCCTGGTGGATACAATCAGCCTGGTGGATACCCTCCACCTGCCGGATACCCTCCCAGCAATTACCCACAGCCTGGGGGCTATCCTCCTCCATACGGACAGCCTGGTGGATTCTACCCACAGCCTCAGCCCGGAGGATATCCTCAGCCGGGGGGTTATCCAGAACCAGGACATAATGAGCCCCCCAAGCCGGTGATGCCGATGCTCCCCAACATTCCTATGAACCCCGGTAAGTGCCGGACGCCGTGAGATGTTTCCTCCTCGTGGGCTGTTTCTTCTTGGCCCAGATCACGGTGGTTTGGGCTCCTTAGGGCAGACGGGCCGCGGCGGCCGCCATTGCTGGTGACCTGTTATTCATCTTCATTATCCCGCAGGCGACTCCGACATCTACAACACCTCTGGGGACGGGCAGTTCGGCTCTTGGGACGACAAAGCCGTGCGACACGCGTTCATCCGTAAGGTGAGTCCTCAGAAACGCCAGGCCTAATTTACTGTAATGGACCAGTAATGCGGGGGAGGGGCGTGATTGTCTGACGCTCACTTGAAACTGGCGCCGAACGTCAAAGAATTAGAACCTATAAGACTAAAGCAAAGACTTTCCTGTAGATAATAAATTAGGCGTCCATCGCTCAACCTCGGGTAAAATCAAAACTACCGTTTTGTGTTTACAGCTCCTCAgcagacctatgtgtctccatggtaacagactacaaacacaccctgtgtagtctgatcctgctgtCATGCTTAACTGCAGTGTATTGGTTATGAAGAAGAGGAGAGATGAACACATGCAGAGTCTGACTACGCAGGGTGcgctttgtagtctgttaccatggaaacacatCAATTTGCATAGAAGTGCTGTGTGGAAAATGGGggaaaatttttgatgaagaatattTGTGACGTTGGCAGGTGTTTTTGTCTTTTTAGGTGCTTTAGAGCAATTTTAAAAGAACTGAGTGATTTGTCTCTGCAGCTCGGTCTCGGCCCGGGGGTCCGCAGAGTACAGAGGGGACGGTAGTTACAGCATTGCCTGCGCTCACATTGTTGACCTCGTGTTCTTGTTTTTCAGGTTTACGCCATCATATCGCTGCAGCTATTGGTCACGGTGGCGATCATCGCAGTCTTCACCTTTGTGTAGGTTTCATCTCCTGTCCGGGGAATAGTTTGTCTTCCTGTAGGACGGTGTTCACACGCAGGATCGTCAGAGATGACTGTGGACGCAGATTAGTGACTGATCTCACGGATTGTATTTGGCGCCGTTCACACGGGGGATTATGGGGTCAGGAAGCGGTGATATTGTCTGTGTCAGCGCTGCACAGTATATCGCGGCATTATAACAAGCTGCTGCAGATCTTCCCTCTGACTGACGGCCGTGTGTCTCCTGCAGGGAACCGGTCTACACATTTGTGAGGAGGAATCCGGCCGTGTATTATGCATCCTAGTGAGTATACACCGCGCGGCCTGCCCGCCATACCCAGGGGCTCTGCCCAGTGTGTGACTGTTGTCTCCTACTTCACAGCGCCGTCTTCTTTGTTACCTACCTGGTTCTTGCCTGCTGTCAGGGCCCGAGGTAAGTCtcctatactccggagctgcactcactattctctggtgcagtcactgtgtacaaacattacattactgatcctgagttacctcctgtattatactccagagctgcactcactattctgctggtgcagtcactgtgtacatacattacattactgatcctgagttacatcctgtattatactccagtgctgcactcactattctgctggtgcagtcactgtgtacatacattacattactgatcctgagttacctcctgtattatactccagagctgcactcactattctgctggtgcagtcactgtgtacatacattacattactgatcctgagttacatcctgtattatactccagtgctgcactcactattctgctggtgcagtcactgtgtacatacattacattactgatcctgagttacatcctgtattatactccagagctgcactcactattctgctggtgcagtcactgtgtacatacattacattactgatcctgagttacatcctgtattatactccagagctgcactcactattctgctggtgcagtcactgtgtacatacattactgatcctgagttacatcctgtattataccccagagctgcactcactattctgctggtgcagtcactgtgtacatacattacattactgatcctgagttacatcctgtattataccccagagctgcactcactattctgctggtgcagtcactgtgtacatacattacattactgatcctgtgttacctcctgtattatacttcagagctgcactcactattctgctggtgcagtcactgtgtacatacattactgatcctgagttaaatcctgtattataccccagagctgcactcactattctgctggcgcagtcactgtgtacatacattacattactgatcctgtgttacctcctgcattatactctagagctgcactcactattctgctggtacagtcactgtgtacatacattacattactgatcctgagttacatcctgtattatactccagagctgcactcactattctgctagttacAGGTAGAAACAGCCAGCAACATATTGTCGGTCATCTCCATCCATTTGCAGGGCTGTCAGTATTTCCTACAGTAGAGGACTGTACAGACCTGGGCTTGTAGATTTCAGCTCTGGAGTTTGTCATATTCACCCAGTGATGGCACGCTGCGGTTGTCAGCACTTCTCTGAATGTCGCTCTTGTCGGTTGCAGGAGGCGCTTCCCCTGGAACGTGATTCTTCTGAGTGTATTTGTGAGTACGACGTCGCTCTTTGTGGCTATGGAGGTGGAGTTGTGGCTGCAGGGGCCACGGATTCACCGCGGGGCCCCACAGTGATGGTGGTAGTCCTGGCGTCCCTCTGTCCCTTCTTGATGTTGTGCATGCCCCCTTCCCCCATCATCTTTCCCCCGATGCCCCGTTACTTGCTGCAGCGTTTGGGTGATGCCTCTTCTCTCTCCGCAGACGCTCGCCATGTCCTTTATGACCGGAACAATCGCAAGGTCAGTACTGTGCCCCCCGGGGCTGTGGATGATGTCATCCATCTGTAATATCTGCTGCTTTTCTGTTGTTCTTGGGGTTTGTCTAAATAAAGTTAGTACAGAGCGAGTGATGTCATCAGAGCCAATGACATCATCAGCCTAAGCGATAAGACTAAGAAAAGATTCCATAAGGATAAAACTCCCAGAGGAATACACTGAGCAGGAGAATGGAGGAGTGGTGGATCCCACGCCGCTACTGTCTGACATCACAGCTATCCTTCTGTAACTCCACCCTTAGTATGACATCATCATATCCCCACCCCCTGTATGACATCATGTCTCATCATATATCCCCACCCCCTGTATGACATCACATCTCATCATATATCCCCACCCCCTGTATGACATCACATCTCATCATATAACCCCACCCCCTGTATGACATCACATCTCATCATATAACCCCACCCTCTATATGGCATCACCAGTATTCCTCCTGTAACCCCACTCCATATATAGATTATCATTCCTCATATAACTCCACCCCTTATGCCATCACCAGATCACCTATAACTCCTCCCCTTATGACCACCGGATCGCCTCCTATAACTCCACCCCTTATGACATCACCGGATAACCTCCTATAACTCCACCCCTTATGACATCACCGGATAACCTCCTATAACTCCACCCCTTATGACCTCACCAGTTCACCTCGTATAAGCCAACCCCCTATGACATCACCGGTTCACCTATAACCCCACCCCCTCACTATCTTATACCCTTTATACCATGTGTCTTATATAAATGAAGGGTGTCTGTTTCTTCTTATTTGCTGAGGCATGAATGTTATctgttgttctctgttatcagccacataAGGACGTGACCTCGGCCCTGTAATCACTGCGTTACAATCTAAGCTACGGAAACTGTGATGTGAATAGTGTATGACTGATAACATGGGGTCTCTGTAGTTACTGATGTGACGGCGAAGAAGGCGAGAAGTCATCTGTCCCCACAGTAACCGCAGCGACCACTGAGCGTGCACAGACGAGCATACGCGCTGCTGAGATGGGAGTGCACAGACGAGCATACGTGCTGCTGAGATGGGAGTGCACAGACGAGCATACGTGCTGCTGAGATGGGAGTGCACAGACGAGCATACGCCCTGCTGAGATGAGCGTGCACAGACGACCATACGCGCTGCTGAGATGGGAGTGCACAGACGAGCATACGTGCTGCTGACATGGGAGGGCACAGACGAGCATACGCCCTGCTGAGATGGGAGTGCACAGACGAGCATATGTGCTGCTGAGATGGGAGTGCACAGACGAGCATACGCGCTGCTGAGATGAGCGTGCAGACGAGCATACGCGCTGCTGAGATGGGAGTGCACAGACGAGCATACGTGCTGCTGAGATGAGCGTGCACAGACGACCATACGCGCTGCTGAGATGGGAGTGCACAGACGAGCATATGTGCTGCTGAGATGGGAGTGCACAGACGAGCATACGTGTTGCTGACATGGGAGGGCACAGACGAGCATACGCCCTGCTGAGATGGGAGTGCACAGACGAGCATACGTGCTGCTGAGATGGGAGTGCACAGACGAGCATACGCGCTGCTGAGATGGGAGTGCACAGACGAGCATACGTGCTGCTGACATGGGAGGGCACAGACGAGCATACGCCCTGCTGAGATGGGAGTGCACAGACGAGCATACGTGCTGCTGAGATGGGAGTGCACAGACGAGCATACGCGCTGCTGAGATGGGAGTGCACAGACGAGCATACGTGCTGCTGAGATGGGAGTGCACAGACGAGCATACGCGCTGCTGAGATGAGCGTGCACAGACGAGCATACGCCCTGCTGAGATGGGAGTGCACAGACGAGCATACGCGCTGCTGAGATGGGAGTGCACAGACGAGCATACGTGCTGCTGACATGAGTGCGGTCAGGAAATGGGTGACACGTCTGCAGTCAGTGTAACCCTATAGGCCTGGATGGAAAACCTCCATGCTTCACACTGCAGGCTATGCAGAGAACTGAAAAATTGGGTAGAACCTGTTAATAGGGCGCGTCCATATAACGGCcaaatgttactttttttttttttaagaggtttAATCATCAGAATTGTTTTTCCTTTAGTTTCTACAGTTCTAAAGCCGTATTGATCTGCCTGGGGATCACTGCGATCGTCACCATCGCGGTCACCGTCTTCTGCTTCCAGACCAAGGTACAGCGCCGTCGCCCCTTATTTCTTCTACCATCAGGACTTGGTTTTTTATGGGATGATTTGTAGTTTTTAAATAATGAAGTTTATTTTACCAAATAATGTGCTGGAAAAGCAGAATAAAAACACGTCTTGTTCTTCAGCTCTTTACTGCGCTTGgatttttttattgttgttttttattattattattattattattattattattctttgttCTTACATTTTTCATTGTGTGGTATGATTATAGTGAGACCAAACTTGTGAATTTGTTTCTTATTTTAATAGATAAAAAGGAAATCTgaacttttgcaaaaaaaaaagtaaataagaaATAAATAGTTTTATGACCATTTTCTGAGATCcatcacttttttttgttttaacgtACGGGGGTTCGTTTTTGAGCGtctagctgtagtttttattggtaacattttacatatgattttttcttcgctttgtattgtgttttttttttttgtttttttttttttttgttaagggaaGTGCAAAGATGGAAAAATGTAATTTctgttttttcaatgttttttaatGACGGGTAAAACCTGTTTTGTTCCATTTTTCTACTCTTGGAAGGTCCCTTGAAGGCAGCCATACTCGTATTTGGACACTAGGCTTGGCCTTGACTTGGTTTTCCTTTGTCTCCTGACAGGTGGACTTCACCTCCTGCGCCGGACTGTTCTCCGTGCTGGGAATCGTCCTCTTCGTCACCGGCATCGTGACCGCCATCGTCCTGGCATTTAAATATGTGAGTGTATAAAATGTAACTATGGTAGAAAGAGGGTGCGGCGCTGGCTGTCGTCATCACTGGGATCTATCGGCTGCTCGACTTGTGTAATCCGCTCTGGGATCCACTGAGTGCTCCCTGGGGGCTTCCCCGGAGCAGTAGGGTAGATACTCACCGGATCACATAGGCAGGATATACGTACAAACAGGAAACGTATCGGGGTCATGAACGGTTACAGGGTTTATACAAGACAATGAAAGCTAACGTAaacgaaagaagaaaaaaaaatctaaaaaaaaaaagacaggagaACGCTATATGATGGGCGCCACCTGCTGGCCGGACCAGGAACTGCAATGAAAAGTTTGCAAAAagaaacaaaatataaaaacaataagaTCATTTTTTTAATTCTCTTACAAATTCTTTGAATGCAATATTAAATGTTTCCtatgagaattttttttaaa harbors:
- the TMBIM1 gene encoding protein lifeguard 3 gives rise to the protein MSYPNAPPPYDDRDPLNYPGGYNQPGGYNQPGGYPPPAGYPPSNYPQPGGYPPPYGQPGGFYPQPQPGGYPQPGGYPEPGHNEPPKPVMPMLPNIPMNPGDSDIYNTSGDGQFGSWDDKAVRHAFIRKVYAIISLQLLVTVAIIAVFTFVEPVYTFVRRNPAVYYASYAVFFVTYLVLACCQGPRRRFPWNVILLSVFTLAMSFMTGTIASFYSSKAVLICLGITAIVTIAVTVFCFQTKVDFTSCAGLFSVLGIVLFVTGIVTAIVLAFKYVYWLHMLYAAIGAVVFTLFLAYDTQLVIGNRKHTINPEEYVYGAMKIYTDIVYIFINLLQIVGSRT